A genomic stretch from Leptospira licerasiae serovar Varillal str. VAR 010 includes:
- a CDS encoding OmpP1/FadL family transporter, translating to MRNRVSSQKIISGSRIILAVLGILGVGTSELTAGSYGDIYGAHAGAAGMAGAVTATVNNSSAVFYNVAGLGRLNEADLFISQWEQKEKEKEAAASGEAPKDANGNPIPQEGPLLNTEPQTEEGGAPAKWYKRAWFNFRDGFANMGKGMFTYQPLLRPNRPYHEVSFLGTYANPTLKNNAPKNENTKNPDDSYVGLGFTMNLNEIFDIGRTIRFGLNAIVPASGNLMVVNDQNPTVPRYLQSGKSNERPTIMAGVGVELWKDRLFAGVGITALAGGSGAILLKDVPISPDPVQANSQVVLTLKPIINPTYGLQFTYGKWSAGVSYKRETYLSADPIPARAQTTLLGIQLDFDLALLDQYNPRVWSYGIGFRPTEKLLLNMDVNREIWSLYKLSRIKEKYSEPLDFHDTTNVRMGAEYAFRPFLKFRGGIGKRPSPVPHYAGANNWMDNDRMIYSIGVSYIFNGRNFAFLKDRLKNPVIFDLAITNQQLKNVEINKTFPSERNPSYNYGGYIWSVNFSVSLFF from the coding sequence ATGCGAAACAGAGTTTCTAGTCAAAAAATTATCTCCGGGTCGAGGATTATCCTCGCAGTTTTGGGGATATTAGGAGTCGGCACTTCTGAGCTGACTGCCGGTAGTTACGGGGATATTTATGGCGCCCATGCAGGTGCAGCCGGGATGGCTGGAGCAGTTACAGCTACGGTTAATAACTCATCTGCGGTTTTCTATAATGTTGCTGGTTTGGGACGATTGAACGAAGCGGATTTGTTCATCTCTCAATGGGAACAAAAGGAAAAAGAAAAAGAAGCAGCGGCTAGCGGAGAAGCTCCTAAGGATGCAAATGGGAATCCTATTCCTCAGGAAGGTCCCTTGCTGAACACCGAGCCTCAAACTGAGGAAGGTGGAGCTCCTGCTAAATGGTACAAAAGAGCCTGGTTTAATTTCAGAGACGGTTTTGCGAATATGGGAAAGGGGATGTTCACGTATCAACCACTTCTCCGCCCGAACCGTCCTTATCATGAAGTGTCTTTTTTGGGAACTTACGCTAACCCTACGTTAAAGAACAACGCTCCTAAGAACGAAAACACTAAGAACCCAGACGATAGTTATGTTGGTCTGGGTTTTACAATGAACCTAAACGAAATTTTCGATATAGGTAGGACCATTCGTTTCGGATTGAATGCTATCGTTCCAGCTTCCGGAAACCTGATGGTAGTTAACGATCAGAACCCAACCGTTCCTAGATACCTTCAATCAGGAAAAAGTAATGAACGCCCTACCATCATGGCCGGTGTCGGTGTGGAACTTTGGAAAGATCGTCTTTTTGCCGGAGTCGGTATCACCGCGCTTGCAGGTGGTTCCGGTGCGATCTTGTTAAAAGACGTTCCGATCTCTCCTGATCCAGTTCAAGCGAACTCACAAGTAGTTCTAACTTTAAAACCGATCATCAATCCTACTTACGGACTCCAATTCACTTACGGTAAATGGAGCGCCGGGGTTTCTTATAAAAGGGAGACTTATTTGTCTGCCGATCCGATTCCTGCTCGTGCTCAGACTACTCTTTTAGGGATCCAATTGGATTTTGATCTTGCTTTGTTGGATCAGTATAACCCGAGAGTTTGGTCTTACGGTATCGGATTTAGACCCACTGAAAAACTTTTATTAAACATGGATGTAAACAGAGAGATCTGGAGTTTGTATAAACTATCCAGAATTAAGGAAAAGTATTCCGAGCCTCTAGATTTTCACGACACTACTAACGTTCGTATGGGAGCAGAATACGCTTTTCGCCCATTCTTGAAGTTCAGAGGAGGTATCGGAAAAAGACCTAGTCCGGTTCCTCATTATGCGGGCGCAAATAACTGGATGGATAATGATCGTATGATCTATTCCATTGGTGTTTCCTATATATTCAACGGAAGGAACTTTGCATTCTTGAAAGATAGATTGAAAAATCCCGTAATTTTCGATTTAGCGATCACGAACCAACAGTTGAAAAATGTGGAGATCAATAAAACTTTCCCTTCGGAAAGGAATCCTAGCTATAATTACGGCGGATATATCTGGTCCGTAAACTTCTCCGTAAGCTTATTCTTCTAA